The Trichoderma atroviride chromosome 5, complete sequence genome contains a region encoding:
- a CDS encoding uncharacterized protein (SECRETED:SignalP(1-22)), with the protein MKTLQVLATLLQVASFSLLSHCLPNAHDAFPPLLDATLADLRSGLDRNLFTSVDLVRAYIDRIQEVNLQLSAITEINPDALSIAAERDDERRAGINPVKLPLHGIPVILKDNIATFDKMNNTAGSYALLGAKVPEDSTIASKLRKAGAIILGKSNLSQWAASRELINHEGWSAYGGQALGAYFPNQDPRGSSSGSAISSSIGLSWAAVGTDTSGSILAPAHANNVVGFRPTVGLTSRYLVIPFSSRQDTVGTLTRTVKDAAYLMQAMAGPDGHDNYTSAIPFGEMPDYVASCKDSGLRGKRIGVSRNILTPGYDPAYDSDPAAFERALDVMRSAGAQVVDNIDMNCSIVYQLYAQSTNVSAPQKPSFTTVGADFLSDLPKKYLSLLTHNPNNIASVEHLRDFTRRDLREGYPGFSTSGWDDYLYFGINNTNPTYWPNVTLERYFFGNACVAGAIQQHNLDAMVLPTPYAILAASPVGLPAISVPLGRSPDGAPTIKSDWGNLAVSAPNGPFGISFSGLAFSEEKLFAMAYAFEQRTNVRRTIRPHVVPKTELVDVVRRRCVVLPRSEGCLL; encoded by the coding sequence ATGAAGACTCTTCAAGTGTTAGCCACACTTTTACAAGTGGCatcattttctcttctctcccactGCCTACCAAATGCTCATGATGCATTTCCACCTTTACTCGATGCCACGCTCGCCGACTTGCGCTCCGGGTTGGACAGGAATCTCTTCACCAGCGTTGACTTGGTACGGGCCTACATTGACAGAATCCAAGAAGTCAACCTGCAGCTCAGTGCCATCACTGAGATCAACCCCGATGCATTGTCCATAGCCGCAGAGCGTGATGATGAGCGAAGAGCTGGCATCAATCCTGTCAAGCTGCCTCTCCACGGCATACCGGTTATTCTCAAAGATAACATTGCCACATTCGACAAGATGAACAACACTGCCGGCTCATACGCCTTGCTGGGCGCCAAAGTCCCCGAAGACAGCACCATTGCGTCCAAGCTACGCAAGGCCGGGGCCATCATTCTCGGCAAATCCAACTTGTCGCAGTGGGCAGCATCCCGAGAACTCATCAACCACGAGGGCTGGTCGGCCTATGGCGGCCAAGCACTCGGAGCCTATTTCCCAAATCAAGATCCCCGAGGGTCGTCGTCTGGAAGCGCCATTTCGTCCTCGATTGGCCTCTCGTGGGCGGCCGTTGGCACAGACACCAGCGGATCGATCCTCGCACCGGCGCATGCCAACAACGTCGTGGGATTCCGGCCCACCGTCGGGCTGACGTCGCGGTATCTGGTGATTCCGTTTTCGTCGAGGCAAGACACCGTCGGGACTTTGACGCGCACAGTCAAGGACGCGGCGTATCTGATGCAGGCCATGGCCGGACCTGATGGGCACGACAACTATACCAGCGCGATCCCGTTTGGCGAGATGCCCGACTATGTTGCCTCGTGTAAGGATTCGGGCCTCAGGGGCAAGCGGATAGGCGTGTCTCGCAATATCCTAACACCAGGTTACGATCCGGCGTATGATAGTGATCCGGCGGCCTTTGAGAGAGCGCTGGATGTGATGCGCTCGGCTGGCGCCCAAGTCGTGGATAACATTGACATGAACTGCTCTATAGTGTATCAGTTATATGCCCAGAGCACCAATGTTTCTGCGCCTCAGAAGCCTTCCTTCACCACCGTCGGCGCAGATTTCTTATCCGACCTGCCCAAAAAGTATCTCAGTTTGCTCACGCACAACCCTAACAACATCGCTTCCGTTGAGCATCTTCGAGATTTCACCAGACGAGACCTCCGAGAGGGTTACCCGGGCTTCAGCACCAGCGGCTGGGACGATTATCTATActttggcatcaacaacacgAATCCAACCTACTGGCCCAATGTCACTCTGGAGAGATACTTCTTCGGCAACGCGTGCGTAGCAGGGGCGATTCAGCAGCACAACCTGGACGCAATGGTTCTACCCACGCCCTATGCGATCCTGGCGGCGTCTCCAGTCGGTCTGCCCGCCATCTCCGTGCCTCTGGGCCGCAGTCCAGACGGAGCTCCCACGATAAAATCTGACTGGGGGAATCTTGCGGTGTCAGCGCCCAACGGCCCGTTTGGAATCTCCTTTTCGGGCCTGGCCTTTAGCGAAGAGAAGCTCTTTGCGATGGCGTACGCCTTTGAGCAGAGGACGAATGTGCGCAGGACGATTCGGCCGCATGTTGTGCCCAAGACGGAGCTGGTGGATGTTGTGCGCAGGCGATGTGTTGTGCTTCCGAGATCTGAAGGGTGTTTGCTTTAG
- a CDS encoding uncharacterized protein (EggNog:ENOG41) has protein sequence MATAGEAPKDTKEPCPVKEELPKLSDHEFRVYNRLADKMNWFHNNFRQSWNVLWQACTTGRRPQGMSLKQLFQIGTEFAEHLTVHHRIEETYFFPMLAKRMPEFDPKNGDLVKQHAQIHEGLEGFEEYIGQCKRGERDFELSVLKDKMESWGGVLWAHLDDEVRSLGAENMRKFWTLQEIQRFNM, from the exons ATGGCTACAGCGGGAGAAGCGCCAAAGGACACAAAAGAGCCATGTCCTGTCAAGGAGGAGCTTCCAAAGCTCTCGGATCATGAGTTTAGGGTGTATAACCGTCTGGCTGATAAGATGAACTGGTTT CACAACAACTTCCGCCAATCCTGGAACGTCCTCTGGCAAGCCTGCACCACCGGCCGCCGCCCCCAAGGCATGTCCCTCAAGCAGCTCTTCCAGATCGGCACCGAGTTCGCCGAGCATCTCACCGTGCACCACCGCATCGAGGAGACGTACTTCTTCCCCATGCTGGCCAAGCGGATGCCCGAGTTTGACCCCAAGAACGGCGACCTGGTGAAGCAGCACGCGCAGATCCACGAGGGGCTGGAGGGGTTTGAAGAGTACATTGGCCAGTGCAAGCGCGGCGAAAGGGACTTTGAGCTGAGCGTGTTGAAggacaagatggagagctggGGAGGCGTGCTGTGGGCGCATTTGGACGATGAGGTGCGGTCGTTGGGGGCGGAGAATATGCGCAAGTTTTGGACGTTGCAGGAGATTCAGCGGTTTAACATGTAG
- a CDS encoding uncharacterized protein (EggNog:ENOG41), whose translation MTDAAVDTAVDVSASTEIAAAIDSAPSVPTPSKAPIGAVLAAVPSNADAFAAHLLRCIQTRAGADAVLQFLCYSFKLSGSVLETLSRNALRQSAQKLVAMAFQLPPATTVVLSSAPAPPGAAFALSLANNLKALSGVLSEARTINRLWGLLGLYFGLKRIVARMRPKKVESEKEGSVAVVEAAAAPFETVFSLAQIVTLILFQVFENLAFLGSKKAIDLKPATMGKFGLLSVRCWGTYVFMELSRLLVERARSGPEVKTAAWAKTWNKSFFRNLAWAPLTVHWSIPGGGPLPDALVGLLAMYPSTGQMVDLWRETA comes from the coding sequence atgacCGACGCCGCAGTCGACACCGCCGTCGACGTCTCGGCCTCGACCGaaatcgccgccgccatcgactCGGCGCCCTCCGTCCCGACGCCCTCCAAGGCCCCGATCGGCGCCGTGCTCGCCGCCGTGCCCTCCAACGCCGACGCCTTCGCCGCCCACCTGCTGCGATGCATCCAGACccgcgccggcgccgacgcCGTGCTGCAGTTCCTCTGCTACTCCTTCAAGCTGTCCGGGTCGGTGCTCGAGACGCTCAGCCGCAACGCGCTCCGCCAATCGGCCCAGAAGCtcgtcgccatggccttcCAGCTGCCGCCCGCCACGACGGTGGTGCTCTCGTCCGCGCCAGCGCCTCCCGGGGCGGCGTTTGCGCTGAGCCTGGCGAATAACCTCAAGGCGCTGTCCGGGGTGCTGAGCGAGGCGCGGACCATCAACCGCCTCTGGGGCCTGCTGGGGCTGTATTTTGGACTCAAGAGGATCGTTGCGAGGATGCGCCCGAAGAAGGTTGAATCCGAGAAGGAGGGCTCCGTGGCCGTTGTcgaggcggctgcggctccGTTCGAGACCGTCTTCTCCCTCGCTCAGATCGTCACCCTGATCCTCTTCCAAGTCTTTGAGAACTTGGCCTTCCTGGGCAGCAAAAAGGCCATCGACCTCAAGCCCGCCACGATGGGCAAGTTTGGCCTCCTCAGCGTGCGATGCTGGGGCACATACGTCTTCATGGAGCTCTccaggctgctggtggagcGCGCCCGCAGCGGCCCCGAAGTCAAGACCGCCGCCTGGGCAAAGACCTGGAACAAGAGCTTCTTCCGCAACTTGGCGTGGGCACCGTTGACGGTTCACTGGAGCATTCCCGGAGGAGGCCCTTTGCCCGATGCGCTGGTGGGCTTGTTGGCCATGTACCCATCGACGGGACAAATGGTCGATCTGTGGCGAGAGACGGCATAA
- a CDS encoding uncharacterized protein (EggNog:ENOG41): MSASKSSSSAPKTDSWNSHLSFQADRVLDLVQAYHLLLFRVTSNCHFCAPPPHIVLASSSRHEQLTSTMPRYGSGIRHEDYIDQFPGTAEEKKDFQEWLKQTPWLHPNHVTLWLAEETDIYVPADDGDAHFAIVGEALCHIAIDIQNETSPNATIALPGYGYPLEWMPAKKDHFPVTITNEGRDWTAKALLIRELCMLKVVDEITKKSDWSNNVRKAHIENSWRQEILALDWSKYMKHADFTPNMAGMCITELKLKADLYDKTGLIPVFDYSACVIKSDMVVSDGLKKAFAGIATELKHVKRYKCLYNGGLLIRQAHTSLCPLVYGRSRILPNRTIKRHNCLEACGEGDILSRPRNTGMDAEYRFRLYDDTYQWLPFDVTISKQGNARIDSYINNLHPVKDKKLYSIISKAINHALPAWDIVYRWPQQFSFQRILGAKLVTKCEARRTCRNRDCRSSNLSVSNMRGALRREQSKQTKSMLHGEVMVTFAEIQLNPENPEYRGDEWQTDGQLNEHIVSTAMFCYDVENITDSYIYFGAVGDGENLGPGPSSIPEEVAYRAFGILPEESNFQVLGRARVHPDNAVFYPNVYKHRHGAFSLVDRTKKGHLKYFKLYLVDPGIPIISTANVPPQQYGWWTESEIHNQGLGIVQRLPSELKEMVHSYVDFPIDSKEEIKIHQDMRLHRKELGECLHTTPLYDGRFDDDWDDYWDWF, encoded by the exons ATGAGTGCTTCCAAatcttcatcctctgccCCAAAAACTGACTCTTGGAACTCACATCTTTCATTTCAAGCGGATAGAGTTCTTGACCTCGTTCAAGCAtaccatcttcttctattcAGAGTCACTTCGAACTGCCACTTCTGTGCACCGCCTCCTCATATCGTCCTCGCAAGTTCCTCTCGTCACGAGCAGTTGACGTCGACAATGCCTCGATACGGTTCTGGCATCAGGCATGAAGATTACATCGACCAGTTTCCTGGcacagcagaagaaaaaaaggacttCCAAGAATGGCTCAAACAAACTCCATGGTTGCATCCCAATCATGTGACGCTCTGGCTGGCAGAAGAGACGGATATCTACGTGCcggctgatgatggcgacgCACATTTTGCAATTGTAGGGGAAGCTTTATGCCACATCGCCATTGATATTCAAAAT GAGACCTCTCCTAATGCAACCATCGCGCTGCCCGGCTATGGATATCCTTTGGAATGGATGCCTGCCAAGAAGGATCATTTTCCCGTCACCATTACCAACGAGGGCCGTGACTGGACTGCCAAGGCGTTGCTAATTCGAGAGCTATGTATGCTCAAGGTCGTTGACGAGATAACCAAAAAGTCGGACTGGTCGAACAATGTTCGCAAAGCCCACATCGAAAACAGCTGGAGACAGGAGATTCTAGCGCTTGACTGGAGCAAGTACATGAAGCATGCTGATTTTACTCCTAATATGGCTGGAATG TGTATCACGGagctcaagctcaaagcAGACCTATATGACAAGACAGGACTCATCCCTGTCTTCGATTACTCCGCTTGTGTCATCAAATCCGACATGGTCGTATCCGATGGACTCAAAAAGGCATTCGCCGGTATTGCGACAGAGCTCAAACATGTTAAGCGCTACAAGTGCTTATACAATGGTGGTCTCCTAATTCGCCAAGCTCACACCTCTCTGTGCCCTTTAGTATATGGTCGATCTCGGATTCTCCCTAATAGGACCATTAAGCGCCACAACTGCCTGGAAGCTTGCGGCGAAGGGGACATTCTCTCAAGACCTCGCAACACAGGTATGGATGCAGAATACCGATTTCGCTTATATGATGACACCTATCAGTGGCTTCCTTTTGATGTCACCATAAGCAAGCAAGGAAACGCCAGAATAGACAGCTATATCAACAACTTGCATCCTGTCAAGGACAAAAAGCTGTATTCGATTATCTCAAAGGCCATTAATCACGCTTTACCAGCATGGGACATTGTGTATAGATGGCCTCAGCAATTTTCTTTTCAGAGAATACTGGGCGCAAAACTTGTGACCAAATGCGAAGCTCGTCGTACATGCCGCAACAGAGACTGCAGGTCTTCCAACTTATCT GTATCGAATATGAGAGGCGCGTTAcggcgagagcagagcaaacAGACAAAGTCCATGCTACACGGCGAG GTAATGGTCACATTTGCTGAGATCCAGCTCAACCCCGAAAACCCCGAATACAGGGGCGATGAATGGCAAACAGATGGTCAACTGAACGAACATATTGTATCCACGGCCATGTTCTGTTATGACGTTGAAAACATCACGGATAGCTATATATACTTTGgtgctgttggagatggagaaaattTGGGCCCAGGCCCTTCATCAATCCCAGAAGAAGTTGCTTATAGGGCATTTGGTATCTTACCAGAAGAAAGTAACTTCCAAGTTTTAGGTCGCGCCAGAGTTCATCCCGATAATGCCGTCTTCTATCCAAATGTCTACAAACATCGCCACGGGGCCTTTTCCCTTGTCGACCGGACTAAGAAAGGACACCTCAAATATTTCAAGCTGTATCTAGTCGATCCAGGCATTCCCATCATATCCACGGCCAACGTGCCTCCTCAACAGTATGGCTGGTGGACCGAGTCTGAGATACACAACCAAGGATTAGGCATTGTCCAAAGGCTACCGTCGGAGTTGAAAGAAATGGTGCACAGCTATGTGGATTTTCCGATTGATAGTAAAGAAGAGATAAAAATTCACCAAGACATGAGATTGCATAGGAAAGAGCTGGGAGAATGCCTCCATACCACACCCTTGTACGACGGCAgatttgatgatgattggGATGATTATTGGGACTGGTTCTAG
- a CDS encoding uncharacterized protein (BUSCO:EOG092D1179) — MSRFFRAGNDDSSSESSSDEEELYSGEEGQEVDQEQSEEESDEFDQSEDESEEADDKEAGDQKQGAFRFLRDNVESDSEGDDEVRDKVKSAQVKRLDELETSIKQIENGQKNGDWSLISNEFDKLNRQVTKLPAGSKIPKPYIKVIAEIEESVNEALAKQKVTPKKMNAIQARALNAVKQKVKKTNKDYQDQIAVYREDKDTYLWSSDEEEEEVPAPKAPKAVKFEDFAAAEEVADEGFATVGKGGRTLQYTPESIFKHLRGIMETRGKKNTDRIDQIKVMEKLNEIANTPYQQIRVLLTLVSARFDLGSGTTNVMPLEHWKAAEKELSQLLTILANNNEYVVLENVEEWDDDEKPPTLQPGEKHIKVAGSIVSYVERLDDELHRSLQSIDPHTSEYIERLQDEGALYNVIFRGLLYYEALKKDETVEVPQDSVNRIIMRRLEHVYFKPAQVVKTFEENCWKAVGEDVDSTTTPRAKAQEPAELVNILCAYLYTHSEGILRARALLSQVYFLALHDDYYKARDMMLMSHLQETVTGFDIQSQILYNRTLVQVGLCAFRKGLIYDAQNTLQEICGSGRQKELLAQGVMMQRYNQVSPEQERLEKQRQLPFHMHINLELLECVYLTCSMLLEIPLLAQTGSSPDVKKRVISKTYRRMLEYHERQIFTGPPENTRDHVMQASKALAAGEWKKSISFIHSIKIWDLMPNTEEIKEMLSKQIQEEGLRTYLFTYAPFYDTLAVETLSDMFELDATKVAAIISKMISHEELAASLDQVTNNVIFRKGVELSRLQSLALALSDKASALIETNERTLEQRTQGTSNAFERQGGRGRGGHRGGARGGRGGPRGGGNTQRQAGGTQFTGGALGAAVRG, encoded by the exons ATGTCTCGATTTTTCCGCGCCGGCAACGACGACAGCTCCAGCGAGAGCTCcagcgacgaggaggaaCTCTACTCCGGAGAAGAGGGTCAGGAAGTCGACCAGGAACAGTCTGAAGAGGAATCCGATGAGTTCGACCAGTCCGAGGATGAGAGCGAAGAGGCCGACGACAAGGAGGCCGGCGACCAGAAGCAGGGAGCGTTCCGATTCTTGAGAGACAACGTCGAGTCAGATAGCGAAGGCGACGATGAAGTCCGAGACAAGGTCAAGAGTGCGCAGGTCAAGCGACTGGACGAGCTCGAGACATCCATTAAGCAGATTGAGAACGGCCAGAAGAACGGCGACTGGTCCCTGATTTCAAATG AGTTCGACAAGCTGAACCGACAGGTTACCAAACTGCCCGCCGGCAGCAAAATCCCCAAGCCTTACATCAAGGTCATTGCCGAGATCGAAGAGTCCGTCAATGAAGCCCTTGCGAAGCAAAAGGTCActccgaagaagatgaacgcCATTCAGGCCCGTGCCCTCAACGCCGTCAAGCAAAAGGTCAAGAAGACCAACAAGGACTACCAGGACCAGATCGCCGTCTACCGAGAGGACAAGGACACCTACCTGTGGTCTtcagacgaagaggaagaggaggttCCCGCTCCCAAGGCGCCCAAGGCTGTCAAGTTCGAGgattttgctgctgctgaggaggTCGCTGATGAGGGTTTCGCCACTGTTGGAAAGGGCGGCCGTACTCTCCAGTACACCCCTGAGAGCATCTTCAAGCACCTGCGGGGCATTATGGAGACTCGTGGAAAGAAGAACACCGACAGAATTGACCAGATCAAGGTcatggagaagctcaacGAAATCGCCAACACCCCCTACCAGCAGATCCGTGTTCTTCTGACTCTGGTCTCCGCCCGATTCGACCTCGGCTCTGGCACCACCAACGTCATGCCTCTGGAACACTGgaaggctgctgagaagGAGCTGTCTCAGCTGCTGACCATCCTTGCCAACAACAACGAGTACGTCGTGCTCGAGAACGTTGAGGAGTgggatgacgatgagaagCCCCCTACTCTGCAGCCTGGCGAGAAGCACATCAAGGTTGCCGGCAGCATCGTCTCCTACGTCGAGAGACTCGACGACGAGCTGCACCGATCTCTGCAGAGCATCGACCCCCACACCTCAGAGTACATTGAGCGCCTGCAAGACGAGGGTGCTCTGTACAACGTCATCTTCCGCGGTCTCCTGTACTACGAGGCcctgaagaaggatgagacCGTTGAGGTTCCCCAGGATAGCGTCAACCGCATTATCATGCGAAGACTAGAGCATGTCTACTTCAAG CCTGCCCAAGTTGTCAAGACATTCGAGGAGAACTGCTGGAAGGCCGTCGGCGAGGACGTCGACTCCACCACCACTCCTCGTGCCAAGGCTCAGGAGCCTGCTGAGCTGGTCAACATCCTCTGCGCCTACCTTTACACCCACAGCGAGGGCATCCTCCGTGCCCGAGCTCTGCTCTCCCAAGTTTACTTCCTTGCCCTGCACGATGACTACTACAAGGCTCGTGACATGATGCTCATGTCTCACTTGCAGGAGACTGTCACTGGCTTCGACATCCAGAGCCAGATCCTGTATAACCGAACCCTTGTCCAGGTCGGTCTCTGTGCCTTCCGCAAGGGCCTCATCTACGATGCTCAGAACACTCTGCAAGAGATTtgcggcagcggccgccAAAAGGAGCTGCTCGCCCAGGGCGTCATGATGCAGCGATACAACCAGGTCTCTCCCGAGCAGGAGCgcctggagaagcagcgccagctGCCCTTCCACATGCACATCAAcctcgagctgcttgagTGCGTTTACCTGACTTGCAGCATGCTCCTAGAGATTCCTCTCTTGGCCCAGACTGGCTCTTCTCCTGACGTCAAGAAGCGTGTCATTAGCAAGACTTACCGCCGCATGTTGGAGTACCACGAGAGACAAATCTTCACCGGACCTCCTGAGAACACACGAGACCACGTCATGCAGGCCTCCAAGGCTCTCGCCGCCGGTGAGTGGAAGAAGTCCATCAGCTTCATCCACAGCATCAAGATCTGGGATCTGATGCCCAACACcgaggagatcaaggagatgCTCTCCAAGCAGATCCAGGAGGAGGGTCTGCGAACATACCTCTTCACCTACGCCCCCTTCTACGACACCCTCGCCGTCGAGACCCTCAGCGACATGTTCGAGCTCGATGCCACCAAGgtcgctgccatcatcagcaagaTGATCAGCCACGAGGAGCTCGCCGCTTCTCTCGACCAGGTCACCAACAACGTCATCTTCCGCAAGGGCGTCGAGCTCAGCAGACTCCAgtccctcgccctcgccctaTCAGACAAGGCCAGCGCCCTCATCGAGACCAACGAGAGGACACTCGAGCAGCGCACCCAGGGCACATCAAATGCCTTTGAGCGAcaaggcggcagaggccGGGGAGGCCACAGAGGAGGTGCACgcggaggcagaggaggccCTCGCGGTGGTGGCAACACCCAGCGACAGGCTGGTGGCACACAGTTCACCGGCGGAGCTCTGGGAGCTGCCGTCAGGGGCTAG
- a CDS encoding 60S ribosomal protein uL30 yields MSATVPTNDQILVPETLLKKRKSQEKARAERAAVTEKRKAANKEKRGVIFKRAEKYVQEYRAAEREKIRLRRAAKSDDSAYIPAEAKLIFVVRIKGINKMPPKPRKVLQLLRLLQINNGVFLKVTKAITEMLKIVEPWIAYGYPNLKSVKELVYKRGYGKVEKQRVALTDNSIIEASLGKYGIICVEDLIHEIFTVGPNFKQASNFLWPFKLSNPTGGFRPRKFKHFIEGGDLGNREEAINALIRQMN; encoded by the exons ATGTCCGC CACCGTCCCCACCAACGACCAGATCCTGGTCCCTGAGACTCTCctcaagaagcgcaagagcCAGGAGAAGGCTCGCGCTGAGCGTGCTGCCGTCACTGAGAAGCGCAAGGCT GCCAACAAGGAGAAGCGTGGCGTCATCTTCAAGCGTGCCGAGAAGTACGTCCAGGAGTACCGCGCTGCTGAGCGTGAGAAGATCCGTCTTCGCCGTGCCGCCAAGTCCGACGACTCTGCGTACATCCCCGCTGAGGCCAAGCTGATCTTCGTCGTCCGTATCAAGGG TATCAACAAGATGCCCCCCAAGCCCCGCAAGgtcctccagctgctccgTCTTCTCCAGATCAACAACGGTGTCTTCCTGAAGGTCACCAAGGCCATCACTGAGATGCTCAAGATCGTCGAGCCCTGGATCGCCTACGGTTACCCCAACCTCAAGTCCGTCAAGGAGCTCGTCTACAAGCGTGGATACGGAAAGGTCGAGAAGCAGCGTGTTGCCCTGACCGACAACTCCATCATTGAGGCCAGCCTCGGCAAGTACGGCATCATCTGCGTTGAGGATCTCATCCACGAGATCTTCACCGTTGGCCCCAACTTCAAGCAGGCCTCCAACTTCCTGTGGCCCTTCAAGCTCAGCAACCCCACCGGTGGCTTCCGTCCCCGCAAGTTCAAGCACTTCATCGAGGGTGGTGACCTTGGCAACCGTGAGGAGGCTATCAATGCCCTCATCCGCCAGATGAACTAA
- a CDS encoding 40S ribosomal protein uS11 has translation MPPKKVAAPKENISLGPSARDGELVFGVARIFASFNDTFVHVTDLSGRETITRVTGGMKVKADRDESSPYAAMLAAQDVAARCKELGINALHIKIRATGGNGTKTPGPGAQSALRALARAGMKIGRIEDVTPTPSDSTRRKGGRRGRRL, from the exons ATGCCTCCCAAGAAGGTCGCCGCTCCTAAGGAGAACATCTCCCTGGGCCCCTCTGCCCGCGATG GCGAGCTCGTCTTCGGCGTTGCCCGTATCTTCGCCTCCTTCAACGATACCTTCGTCCACGTCACTGATCTGTCCGGCCGTGAAACCATCACCCGTGTCACCGGTGGAATGAAGGTCAAGGCCGACCGTGACGAGTCCTCCCCCTACGCCGCCATGTTGGCTGCCCAGGACGTCGCCGCCCGCTGCAAGGAGCTCGGCATCAACGCTCTGCACATCAAGATCCGTGCCACTGGTG GTAACGGTACCAAGACCCCCGGCCCTGGTGCCCAGTCTGCTCTCCGTGCTCTGGCCCGTGCCGGCATGAAGATTGGCCGCATTGAGGACGTTACTCCTACCCCCTCCGACTCTACCCGCAGAAAGGGTGGTCGCCGTGGTCGTCGTTTGTAA